From Deinococcus budaensis, a single genomic window includes:
- a CDS encoding methyltransferase encodes MTGRGKQKIRRHRAAPERPEASPPQVGGYFDVQAAELPARLGGLHALTKPGVRGFPGVDPAQALLAQTMRKGRVTGDVLDLTAMGGLLASLPGVTLRAVEGSAAALRVLAAAGLEAHAAAPGDDLRGHWPTRAPTVALVLSGDRGTAYAAAQVAWAHASTPPGGTLYLAGDRDKGFDRYVRAAGAAFGTGETIARDGGMRVAQLVRRPGPTPAVPDPEGYELGGVRVVGLPGVFSSGRPDKATALLLGTLDDLDLALDLAGKRVLDLGAGTGVIGAWAARRGAAVTLLDGDLQSVRSAQATLAANGLTGEALHSDVDAALGERTFDVVLTNPPFHVGRGVVLDVAREFIAAASRRLTPGGTLYLVANEPLPYEAAMESVGPVRELRREGGFKVLAAARAG; translated from the coding sequence GTGACTGGCCGGGGCAAACAGAAGATCAGACGACACCGCGCGGCGCCGGAGCGCCCGGAAGCCTCCCCCCCGCAGGTGGGGGGCTACTTTGACGTGCAGGCCGCCGAGTTGCCCGCCCGGCTCGGCGGCCTGCACGCCCTGACCAAACCCGGCGTGCGCGGCTTTCCGGGGGTGGACCCGGCGCAGGCGTTGCTGGCCCAGACGATGCGCAAGGGGCGCGTGACGGGCGACGTGCTCGACCTCACGGCGATGGGGGGGCTGCTGGCGAGCCTGCCGGGCGTGACGCTGCGGGCGGTGGAGGGGTCGGCGGCGGCCCTGAGGGTCCTCGCGGCGGCGGGTCTCGAGGCCCACGCCGCCGCGCCCGGCGACGACCTGCGCGGGCACTGGCCCACCCGGGCGCCGACGGTGGCCCTGGTGCTGTCGGGTGACCGGGGTACCGCCTACGCTGCGGCGCAGGTCGCCTGGGCGCACGCCAGTACCCCGCCCGGCGGGACCCTTTACCTGGCTGGGGACCGCGACAAGGGCTTCGACCGCTACGTGCGCGCGGCGGGCGCGGCCTTCGGGACGGGGGAGACCATCGCCCGCGACGGCGGCATGCGGGTGGCGCAGCTGGTCCGCCGCCCCGGCCCCACCCCCGCCGTTCCCGACCCCGAGGGCTACGAGCTGGGCGGCGTGCGGGTGGTCGGCCTGCCGGGCGTCTTCAGTTCGGGGCGGCCCGACAAGGCGACCGCGCTGCTGCTGGGCACCCTGGACGACCTCGACCTGGCCCTCGACCTGGCGGGCAAGCGCGTGCTCGACCTGGGCGCGGGCACCGGAGTGATCGGCGCCTGGGCCGCCCGCCGGGGCGCGGCGGTCACGCTGCTGGACGGCGACCTTCAGAGCGTCCGCAGCGCGCAGGCCACGCTCGCCGCCAACGGCCTGACGGGCGAGGCATTGCACAGCGACGTGGACGCGGCGCTGGGAGAGCGGACCTTCGACGTGGTCCTCACCAACCCGCCCTTCCACGTCGGGCGGGGCGTCGTGCTGGACGTGGCGCGCGAATTCATCGCGGCGGCCTCCCGGCGGTTGACCCCCGGCGGCACCCTTTACCTCGTCGCCAACGAGCCGCTGCCCTACGAGGCGGCGATGGAGAGCGTCGGCCCGGTGCGGGAGCTGCGGCGTGAAGGGGGCTTCAAGGTGCTGGCGGCGGCGCGGGCAGGCTGA
- a CDS encoding DUF721 domain-containing protein, translating to MSKPRRLGGPRDLSQLMNATLGTARIAKGVQRARAILAWPQAVGPEIARLTRPRSQQGGTLFVEVRDSATAHHLTMQRHHFLKSLNALLGEERVTEIRFSVGTVRAPPPPPRVAPLPAPDRARAQALVRNVDGDLKQVALRAAEAITRARKWREEQGWRPCPVCGEASQEQPCRACTLTLEDPNVRRAARTLTRAPERLAALPALLGDSGTNAARFLALALLEEQLDLLALECVRSGGEAGYRGFLAQQAEMYLALAHRRPRGTLKPEDRAALPERVRQVLEAGR from the coding sequence ATGAGTAAACCCCGGCGCCTGGGCGGCCCGCGCGACCTCTCGCAGCTGATGAACGCCACGCTGGGCACGGCGCGGATCGCCAAGGGGGTGCAGCGGGCGCGGGCGATCCTGGCGTGGCCGCAGGCGGTGGGGCCGGAGATCGCGCGGCTGACCCGGCCCCGGTCGCAGCAGGGCGGCACCCTGTTCGTGGAGGTTCGCGACAGCGCCACCGCGCACCACCTGACCATGCAGCGCCACCACTTTCTGAAAAGCCTGAACGCGCTGCTGGGCGAGGAACGCGTCACCGAGATCCGCTTCAGCGTGGGGACCGTCCGGGCGCCCCCGCCCCCGCCCCGGGTGGCCCCGCTGCCCGCCCCCGACCGCGCCCGCGCGCAGGCGCTGGTGCGGAACGTGGACGGCGACCTGAAGCAGGTGGCGCTGAGGGCCGCCGAGGCGATCACCCGCGCGCGCAAGTGGCGCGAGGAACAGGGCTGGCGACCCTGCCCGGTGTGCGGCGAGGCCAGCCAGGAGCAGCCCTGCCGCGCCTGCACCCTGACCCTGGAGGACCCCAACGTCCGGCGGGCCGCCCGCACCCTGACCCGCGCGCCCGAGCGCCTCGCGGCCCTGCCCGCGCTGCTGGGCGACAGCGGCACGAACGCGGCCCGCTTTCTGGCGCTGGCCCTGCTCGAAGAGCAGCTCGACCTGCTGGCGCTGGAATGCGTCCGCAGCGGGGGCGAGGCAGGCTACCGGGGATTTCTGGCCCAGCAGGCCGAGATGTACCTGGCGCTGGCGCACCGCAGGCCCCGGGGCACCCTCAAGCCCGAAGACCGCGCCGCGCTGCCCGAGCGGGTGCGGCAGGTGCTGGAAGCAGGGCGGTAA
- the recF gene encoding DNA replication/repair protein RecF (All proteins in this family for which functions are known are DNA-binding proteins that assist the filamentation of RecA onto DNA for the initiation of recombination or recombinational repair.), producing MAGVHLSSLSTLNYRNLAPGTLNFPAGVTGVFGENGAGKTNLLEAAYLALTGLTDAPKLEQLVQSGEREAYVRADVQQGGSLSIQEVGLGRGRRQLKVDGVRVRTGDLPRGSAVWIRPEDSELVFGPPAGRRAYLDALLSRLSARYGQQLARYDRTVSQRNAALRAGEDWAMHVWDDALVRLGTDIMLFRRRALTRLNELAAEANEALGSRKPLTLTLAESTAPETYAADLAGRRAEELARGSTVTGPHRDDLTLTLGAFAASEYASRGEGRTVALALRRAELELLAERFGEKPVLLIDDFSAELDPGRRAFLLDLAASVPQALVTGTERAPGAVLTLRAHAGRFMPEEAPVEVGA from the coding sequence ATGGCGGGTGTGCATCTCTCGTCGCTCTCGACCCTGAACTACCGGAATCTCGCGCCCGGAACGCTGAATTTTCCGGCGGGCGTGACCGGCGTGTTCGGAGAGAACGGGGCGGGCAAGACCAACCTGCTGGAGGCCGCCTACCTGGCGCTGACCGGGCTGACGGACGCCCCCAAGCTCGAACAGCTCGTGCAGTCGGGCGAGCGCGAGGCCTACGTGCGCGCCGACGTGCAGCAGGGCGGCAGCCTCAGCATTCAGGAGGTCGGGCTGGGGCGCGGGCGGCGGCAGCTGAAGGTGGACGGGGTGCGGGTGCGGACCGGGGACCTGCCGCGCGGGAGCGCCGTGTGGATCAGGCCCGAAGACAGTGAGCTGGTCTTTGGCCCCCCGGCGGGGCGGCGGGCGTACCTCGACGCGCTGCTCTCGCGCCTGAGCGCCCGCTACGGGCAGCAGCTCGCGCGCTACGACCGCACGGTGTCGCAGCGCAACGCGGCCCTGCGTGCGGGCGAGGACTGGGCCATGCACGTCTGGGACGACGCGCTGGTGCGGCTCGGCACCGACATCATGCTCTTTCGCCGCCGGGCGCTGACCCGCCTGAACGAGCTGGCCGCCGAGGCCAACGAGGCGCTGGGCAGCCGCAAGCCGCTGACGCTGACCCTGGCCGAGTCCACCGCGCCCGAGACCTACGCCGCCGACCTCGCCGGACGCCGGGCCGAGGAACTCGCGCGCGGCTCGACCGTGACGGGGCCGCACCGCGACGACCTCACGCTGACGCTGGGCGCTTTCGCGGCGAGCGAGTACGCCAGCCGGGGCGAGGGCCGCACGGTCGCCCTGGCCCTGCGCCGCGCCGAACTCGAACTGCTGGCCGAGAGATTCGGGGAAAAGCCGGTGCTGCTCATCGACGACTTTTCCGCTGAACTCGACCCCGGACGCCGGGCTTTTCTCCTCGACCTCGCCGCCAGCGTGCCGCAGGCCCTCGTGACCGGCACTGAGCGGGCGCCGGGCGCCGTGCTGACCCTGCGGGCGCACGCGGGCCGCTTCATGCCGGAGGAGGCCCCGGTGGAGGTGGGGGCATGA